A single window of Pseudarthrobacter defluvii DNA harbors:
- a CDS encoding nuclear transport factor 2 family protein, whose protein sequence is MDTPDGVDRLPDGPVRRVFSATQRRDLDAMMAEFADDYVNITPNHPARSFTGSAQVRKNWSALFAGIPDLTVTVLDSATGPGTGTGTGGKVWVEWGSRGTRLDGSAVEQAGVAIFSLRNDRIAGVRFYLEPVDRDTTDVNAAVQAVTGAGTEGARP, encoded by the coding sequence ATGGACACGCCAGACGGCGTGGACCGCCTCCCCGACGGCCCTGTGCGCCGAGTGTTTTCCGCAACACAGCGGCGCGACCTCGATGCCATGATGGCCGAGTTCGCCGACGACTACGTCAATATCACCCCCAACCACCCCGCCCGCAGCTTCACCGGAAGCGCGCAGGTGCGGAAGAACTGGTCCGCACTGTTCGCAGGGATCCCTGACCTCACCGTGACAGTGCTGGACTCGGCAACCGGCCCCGGCACCGGCACTGGCACTGGAGGCAAGGTCTGGGTTGAATGGGGCTCGCGTGGAACCCGCCTGGACGGCAGCGCTGTAGAACAGGCCGGCGTCGCCATCTTCAGCCTCCGCAACGACCGGATCGCGGGTGTGAGATTCTACCTGGAGCCTGTCGACAGGGACACGACGGACGTGAATGCCGCCGTCCAGGCCGTCACCGGAGCAGGAACGGAAGGAGCACGGCCATGA